One genomic window of Moorella glycerini includes the following:
- a CDS encoding DeoR/GlpR family DNA-binding transcription regulator gives MRAEDRRQEIIRHLNEQGIVKVTELSNIFQVTEETIRRDLERLENEGYLKRTHGGAVKIAVNQEETAFHIRNMRNRYEKQLIGRKAAELVQPGDVIAVDASTTALQMVHYLKDKKDLVVITHALKVVMALVGNPDITVICTGGTLHPRTLSFVGPLVENALASYNIKKAFISCKGVTLEEGITESTEVQARVKAEMVRGAKEIILLADHDKFGTAALATVAPVTAVHTLITDSGTPEGEIEKFRRSGVRVIVAGGAITDVPEKVSASS, from the coding sequence ATGCGGGCTGAAGACCGGCGGCAGGAGATAATCCGGCATTTAAACGAGCAGGGCATAGTTAAAGTTACTGAGCTCAGCAATATCTTTCAGGTCACCGAAGAAACCATCCGCCGCGATCTGGAACGCCTGGAGAACGAGGGCTATTTAAAACGCACCCACGGCGGCGCCGTAAAAATAGCCGTCAACCAGGAAGAAACGGCCTTCCACATCCGCAATATGCGCAACCGCTACGAAAAGCAGCTCATCGGTAGGAAGGCAGCGGAACTGGTCCAGCCCGGCGATGTGATCGCTGTTGACGCCAGCACCACGGCTCTGCAGATGGTTCATTACCTCAAAGATAAAAAGGACCTGGTGGTAATTACCCATGCCTTGAAGGTTGTGATGGCCCTGGTTGGCAACCCGGATATAACGGTCATCTGCACCGGCGGCACCCTGCATCCCCGTACCCTTTCCTTCGTAGGCCCCCTGGTGGAGAACGCCCTGGCCAGCTATAACATTAAAAAAGCCTTTATCTCCTGTAAAGGGGTAACCCTGGAAGAAGGCATCACAGAATCGACCGAGGTTCAAGCCAGGGTGAAGGCAGAGATGGTGCGCGGGGCCAAAGAAATAATCCTTCTTGCCGACCATGATAAATTTGGTACCGCCGCCCTGGCCACGGTAGCACCGGTGACGGCTGTGCATACCCTTATAACCGACAGCGGCACCCCGGAGGGGGAAATTGAAAAATTTCGCCGCAGTGGTGTCAGGGTGATTGTTGCAGGAGGCGCGATAACAGATGTGCCAGAGAAGGTAAGTGCCAGCAGCTGA
- a CDS encoding DUF4160 domain-containing protein, whose amino-acid sequence MFYDEHLPPHFHVEYGEYHAN is encoded by the coding sequence ATGTTTTATGACGAACATTTACCACCTCATTTCCACGTAGAATACGGGGAATACCATGCGAATTAA
- a CDS encoding DUF2442 domain-containing protein, with translation MIPPALIQVYADKERDYAIICQFVDGKVTRYDMKNLLYGVFEPLRDKEVFKNTLTILDNTAAWDLTGKRDETNCLTIDPWTLYNAEDITG, from the coding sequence ATGATCCCCCCGGCATTAATCCAGGTATATGCTGATAAAGAAAGGGATTACGCCATTATCTGCCAGTTCGTTGACGGCAAAGTGACCCGCTACGATATGAAAAATCTGTTATACGGGGTTTTTGAACCCCTGAGGGATAAAGAGGTATTCAAGAACACCTTGACCATCCTGGATAATACAGCGGCCTGGGATTTAACCGGAAAAAGGGATGAAACAAACTGCCTGACTATTGATCCCTGGACATTATATAATGCCGAAGATATAACCGGCTGA
- a CDS encoding type II toxin-antitoxin system RelE family toxin, with protein MELYSLNFKTSAEKDLRRLPKAIIGRVMEVIEGLQLEPFPRKAIKLSGTERLYRIPVGDYRIVYEVNTQNQKLTVYYIRHRREVYRRI; from the coding sequence ATGGAATTGTATAGCCTGAACTTTAAAACTTCCGCTGAAAAAGACCTGCGCCGGTTACCAAAAGCTATAATAGGTCGTGTAATGGAAGTTATCGAAGGTCTGCAACTGGAACCATTTCCCCGAAAAGCGATAAAATTATCAGGTACCGAACGATTGTATCGCATCCCGGTGGGTGATTACAGGATCGTATACGAAGTTAATACTCAAAATCAGAAGCTTACAGTTTATTACATTCGTCACCGAAGGGAAGTATATCGCCGCATCTAG
- a CDS encoding FadR/GntR family transcriptional regulator produces the protein MELRPIRPKKIYEEIVQQIKDLIGEGNLKPGDRLPSERELSERLAVSRASVREALSALAAMGVIDIRPGEGTFVQNIRQGAIVEPLAMALLLDRQAAIELLEARQALEGEAAHLAARRAGPEDLEKMAEILKEMERDLRKGTLGEEADLRFHLAIAEAARNSVLARLMHTVSDTMRQALRASRQRLYTTPGNPQLLFEQHRRIYEAIRDHNPRAARRAVCEHLRFVERELQKE, from the coding sequence GTGGAACTGAGGCCCATCCGGCCCAAAAAAATATATGAAGAAATCGTCCAGCAGATCAAGGACCTCATCGGCGAGGGCAACCTGAAACCGGGGGATCGCCTGCCTTCGGAGCGGGAACTGTCCGAACGGCTGGCCGTCAGCCGCGCCTCCGTGCGGGAAGCCCTGAGCGCCCTGGCGGCCATGGGGGTTATTGACATCCGGCCGGGGGAGGGCACCTTTGTCCAGAACATCCGGCAGGGGGCCATTGTAGAGCCCTTAGCAATGGCCCTGCTCCTGGACCGCCAGGCGGCCATAGAACTCCTGGAGGCCCGCCAGGCCTTAGAAGGCGAGGCCGCGCATCTCGCGGCCCGCCGCGCCGGGCCGGAGGATTTAGAAAAAATGGCCGAGATTTTAAAGGAAATGGAACGTGACCTGCGGAAGGGCACCCTGGGCGAAGAAGCCGACCTGCGCTTTCACCTGGCCATAGCCGAAGCGGCGCGTAACTCCGTCCTGGCCCGGCTCATGCACACCGTTTCCGACACCATGCGCCAGGCCTTGAGGGCCAGCCGCCAGCGCCTCTACACTACCCCGGGCAACCCGCAGTTACTCTTTGAGCAGCACCGGCGCATTTATGAAGCCATCCGGGACCACAACCCCCGCGCCGCCCGGCGGGCCGTCTGCGAGCACCTGCGCTTTGTCGAGCGGGAATTGCAAAAGGAATAA
- the ldhH gene encoding L-lactate dehydrogenase (quinone) large subunit LdhH — MAGKEFKQRIRRALDNASLRGALERFADAYIVSREQVYAGRDFESLRQRIAAIKADAASRYEELAEQFTRAVEARGGKVFRAKDAAAAREYIYQVAREHGVTDIVKSKSFASEEIHLNAYLQERGITPHETDLAEWILQLMPGERPSHMVMPAIHLPKEEVARVFSRYLNEPVEPDIKNMVRIARRELRKKFLTAGMGISGANIAVAETGTIVICTNEGNARLATTVPPVHVAIVGYEKLVPGIKDIVPILEALPRSGTAQPITSYVTMITGPVPAWKGEGEGIKELHVVLLDNGRTRMAADPVFKEALQCIRCASCTNVCPVFQLVSGQVYGYIYSGGIGSILTAFFNSLEDAADPQSLCIGCRRCAEVCPAQINIPELVLKLRERVVRKQGLSRGYRLALHGVVARPKLMHTLLRAAARLQGPVTHGRPLIRHLPLFFSSLTEGRSLPAIAGRPLRDRAKDLERPLSKPRLRAAFYSGCVIDFAYPEIGEAVYKVLGREGVQVVFPQEQACCGAPATYAGDRETAVKLAKQNIAALEGARAEVVVTACPTCAVALKKDFPELLAGDPAWEGRAQALAAKVKDFTELVHELTGGRQGPFGPPGGNGEKKQGAGEGLETGRQGSLDRQCTTSGRRAEPPGELTQAGNQAVKVTYHDSCHFKRHLGLDQVARRVLQGQTGLELVEMKESDRCCGFGGSYSIKYPEISRPILERKLKNIVASGAEVVAVDCPGCVLQLRGGLDQLGSAMQVKHTAEILADCEDE, encoded by the coding sequence ATGGCCGGTAAAGAATTCAAACAGCGTATTCGCCGGGCTTTGGACAATGCCAGCCTGCGCGGGGCACTAGAGCGCTTTGCCGATGCTTACATCGTTTCCCGGGAGCAGGTCTATGCCGGCCGGGACTTTGAATCCTTAAGGCAGAGGATTGCCGCTATCAAGGCTGATGCCGCCAGCCGTTACGAGGAACTGGCTGAGCAGTTCACCCGGGCGGTGGAGGCCCGTGGCGGCAAGGTATTCCGTGCTAAGGACGCAGCGGCCGCCAGGGAATACATCTACCAGGTAGCTAGAGAACATGGCGTTACCGATATTGTCAAGTCCAAGTCCTTTGCTTCGGAAGAGATCCACCTCAACGCGTACCTACAGGAGCGGGGCATCACCCCCCATGAGACTGACCTGGCGGAGTGGATCCTGCAGCTCATGCCCGGGGAAAGGCCCTCCCACATGGTCATGCCGGCCATCCACCTGCCCAAGGAAGAGGTGGCCCGGGTCTTCAGCCGTTACCTGAATGAGCCGGTGGAACCGGATATTAAAAATATGGTCCGCATCGCCCGGCGAGAATTAAGGAAAAAATTCCTGACCGCCGGTATGGGCATCAGCGGCGCCAACATTGCCGTGGCCGAGACGGGGACCATCGTCATCTGCACCAATGAAGGTAACGCCCGCCTGGCCACCACCGTTCCCCCGGTGCACGTGGCCATTGTCGGCTACGAGAAGCTGGTGCCCGGCATTAAAGACATCGTCCCCATCCTGGAGGCCCTGCCCCGTAGCGGGACAGCCCAGCCCATTACCAGCTATGTGACCATGATTACCGGCCCGGTCCCGGCCTGGAAGGGTGAGGGCGAAGGGATTAAGGAGTTACACGTCGTTCTTCTGGACAATGGCCGCACCCGCATGGCCGCCGACCCGGTCTTCAAGGAAGCCCTGCAGTGCATCCGCTGCGCCTCCTGCACCAATGTCTGCCCTGTCTTCCAGCTGGTCAGCGGCCAGGTCTACGGTTATATTTACAGCGGTGGCATCGGCAGTATCCTCACAGCCTTCTTCAATTCACTGGAAGACGCCGCCGATCCCCAGAGCCTGTGCATCGGCTGCCGGCGCTGCGCTGAGGTCTGCCCGGCGCAGATCAACATCCCCGAGCTGGTATTGAAGCTGCGGGAGCGGGTCGTCAGGAAGCAGGGCCTTTCCCGCGGCTACCGCCTTGCCCTCCACGGGGTGGTGGCCAGGCCGAAGCTTATGCACACCCTGCTGCGGGCCGCTGCCCGTCTCCAGGGGCCGGTGACCCACGGCCGACCCCTCATCCGGCACCTGCCCCTCTTTTTCAGCAGCCTTACGGAAGGGCGCAGCCTGCCGGCCATTGCCGGGAGGCCCCTGCGGGACCGGGCGAAGGACCTGGAGCGTCCCTTGAGCAAGCCCCGTCTCCGGGCCGCCTTCTACAGCGGCTGCGTCATTGACTTTGCCTACCCGGAGATCGGCGAGGCCGTTTATAAAGTCCTGGGGCGGGAAGGGGTGCAGGTAGTCTTCCCTCAGGAACAGGCCTGCTGCGGCGCGCCGGCAACTTACGCCGGCGACCGGGAGACGGCGGTTAAACTGGCTAAACAGAATATAGCTGCCCTGGAAGGCGCCCGGGCCGAGGTGGTGGTCACCGCCTGCCCCACCTGCGCCGTGGCCCTGAAGAAGGACTTCCCCGAACTCCTGGCCGGAGACCCGGCCTGGGAGGGGCGGGCACAGGCCCTGGCGGCGAAGGTCAAGGACTTCACCGAACTGGTCCATGAATTGACCGGCGGGCGACAAGGACCTTTCGGGCCACCAGGCGGAAATGGGGAAAAGAAGCAGGGGGCCGGGGAAGGGCTGGAAACCGGCAGGCAGGGTTCCCTTGACCGGCAATGCACGACTTCCGGCCGCCGGGCGGAGCCGCCGGGGGAATTGACACAAGCCGGCAACCAGGCGGTCAAAGTCACCTACCACGATTCCTGCCACTTCAAGCGGCATCTGGGCCTGGACCAGGTGGCGCGCCGGGTTTTGCAGGGCCAGACGGGGTTAGAACTGGTGGAAATGAAAGAAAGCGACCGCTGCTGCGGTTTCGGCGGTTCCTACAGTATCAAGTACCCGGAAATCAGCAGGCCCATCCTGGAGCGCAAGCTGAAAAATATTGTGGCGAGCGGCGCGGAAGTGGTGGCCGTAGACTGCCCCGGCTGTGTCCTCCAGCTCCGCGGCGGCCTGGACCAGCTGGGTAGCGCTATGCAGGTAAAGCACACGGCAGAGATACTTGCGGACTGTGAAGACGAATAA
- a CDS encoding LutC/YkgG family protein, giving the protein MRHAELIASFTSQAEAMGARVIPVAGPGEVASKLVEILRPLGLKVALVDSPLVQTAGVEKALGQAGFSIEKDGACFARQADTGIVEFDYGIAETGTLAMDATDLKTRLAAMLPLNCVALLPVERVRANLTEVIDAYLGRGSWPGYFTLVTGPSRTADIERSLTIGVHGPERLLIILIGDNGGGHHGR; this is encoded by the coding sequence TTGCGCCACGCGGAATTAATCGCCTCCTTCACCAGCCAGGCCGAAGCGATGGGGGCCCGGGTAATCCCGGTAGCTGGACCGGGAGAGGTTGCTTCCAAACTGGTAGAAATTTTACGCCCCCTGGGATTGAAGGTGGCCCTGGTAGATTCTCCCCTGGTGCAGACAGCAGGGGTGGAAAAGGCCCTGGGCCAGGCGGGGTTCAGTATTGAGAAGGACGGCGCCTGTTTTGCCCGCCAGGCCGATACCGGCATTGTGGAATTTGATTATGGCATTGCCGAGACGGGCACCCTGGCTATGGACGCTACCGATCTTAAAACCCGCCTGGCGGCCATGCTGCCGCTCAACTGCGTGGCCCTGCTGCCGGTGGAGCGGGTCCGGGCCAATTTAACCGAGGTAATCGACGCCTACCTGGGGCGGGGTTCCTGGCCGGGATATTTCACCCTGGTCACGGGGCCCAGCCGCACGGCCGACATAGAACGCAGCCTGACCATCGGCGTGCACGGCCCGGAACGGCTGCTGATTATCCTGATAGGCGATAACGGGGGTGGGCATCATGGCCGGTAA
- a CDS encoding (Fe-S)-binding protein gives MNPFDDLALVEEEMAKCMKCGNCQAVCPLYKETLREAAVARGKVQLAYAYLKGELPATHSLAGKLLFCLTCMACVANCPSGVRVDMVVLAARAAMVREKGLPWVKKVIFQGLKRPWLFDTALKTGRRFQSLALRYRPEIQRCNPRFPIGLELRRVLPPLARKTLREEFPEVMQPVKARARAAFFTGCLENYIYTDTGRAVVNVLLANDVEVIIPRDQHCCGIPTLVHGDVPTAREMAASNLQIFQRYNFDYLVVACATCGEAWKHFYPQLLEHSPQGAAARVMAARARDINELLVQLDYRRPAAGLPLKVTYHDPCHLVRGQGISKEPRQILRSIPGLEFREMKNADRCCGNAGSFSLTNYDMSMQVQAHKVAAIKATGVDTVVTSCPACRMQLEDGLAQAGLSPRVLHVVQVLEQAYEKTGVGSRMSEVG, from the coding sequence GTGAATCCTTTCGATGACCTGGCCCTGGTAGAAGAGGAAATGGCTAAATGCATGAAATGCGGCAACTGCCAGGCGGTTTGCCCTTTATATAAAGAAACCCTGCGGGAGGCGGCGGTAGCCCGGGGCAAGGTCCAGCTGGCCTACGCCTACCTCAAGGGAGAGCTACCGGCCACCCACTCCCTGGCCGGGAAGTTGCTTTTTTGTCTTACCTGCATGGCCTGCGTGGCCAATTGCCCCAGCGGCGTCCGGGTCGATATGGTAGTCCTGGCCGCCCGGGCGGCCATGGTGCGGGAAAAGGGCCTGCCCTGGGTAAAAAAAGTAATCTTCCAGGGCTTGAAGCGCCCCTGGCTCTTTGACACGGCCCTCAAAACCGGCCGCCGTTTCCAGTCCCTGGCCCTGCGTTACCGGCCTGAAATCCAGCGCTGTAACCCCCGCTTCCCCATCGGGCTGGAACTGCGGCGGGTGTTACCGCCCCTGGCCAGGAAGACCCTGAGGGAAGAGTTCCCGGAAGTGATGCAGCCGGTTAAAGCCAGGGCCCGGGCGGCCTTTTTTACCGGTTGCCTGGAGAATTATATCTACACCGATACCGGCCGGGCGGTGGTCAACGTCCTGCTGGCCAACGATGTGGAGGTCATAATTCCCCGGGACCAGCATTGCTGCGGTATCCCGACCCTGGTACACGGCGACGTCCCGACGGCCCGGGAAATGGCAGCCTCCAACCTGCAGATTTTCCAGCGCTATAACTTTGACTACCTGGTGGTGGCCTGCGCCACCTGCGGCGAGGCCTGGAAGCATTTTTACCCGCAACTCCTTGAGCACAGCCCCCAGGGGGCGGCGGCCCGGGTCATGGCCGCCAGGGCCCGGGATATCAACGAACTGCTGGTGCAGCTTGATTACCGCCGGCCTGCCGCCGGCCTGCCCCTCAAGGTAACCTACCATGACCCCTGTCACCTGGTGCGCGGCCAGGGCATCAGCAAAGAACCGCGGCAGATTTTGCGCTCCATCCCCGGCCTGGAGTTCCGGGAAATGAAAAATGCCGACCGCTGCTGCGGCAACGCCGGTTCCTTCAGCCTGACCAATTACGATATGTCCATGCAGGTCCAGGCCCACAAGGTGGCGGCCATCAAGGCCACCGGGGTAGATACGGTGGTTACCAGTTGCCCGGCCTGCCGCATGCAGCTGGAAGACGGCCTGGCCCAGGCGGGGCTTTCACCACGGGTCCTTCACGTCGTCCAGGTACTGGAGCAGGCCTACGAAAAAACGGGGGTCGGAAGCAGGATGTCAGAGGTTGGATAA
- a CDS encoding FAD-binding oxidoreductase: MAGGDFLKELQAVLGPERLLTGTEDRWCYAFDAAAAQPKHLPLAVALPRSTEEVAGIMKLATAYRVPVYPRGSGTNLSGGVIPREDGLVISFVEMNNILELDIENLTATVQPGVVIQELNDAVAPYGLIYPPDPGSVATATMGGSVAESSGGLRGLKYGVTKDYVMGLEVVLADGTVFHCGGKTVKNVSGYDLVKLFCGSEGTLGIMTAITVRLTPAPEARRSMLAVFDRLEGAARTITGIIANKVIPATMEIMDNVTIRTVEAYCHAGLPVEAAAVLLLEVDGIPAVVEKEAAIVERVCRENGGQVRVARDDAERENLWTARRAALPACARLRPTTVLEDATVPRSKIPEMLLALERIARKYNVSIATYGHAGDGNLHPTITCDERDQEEMERVHRAVDEIFHTAIALGGTLSGEHGIGLAKQKYMELEFGASGVAVMQRLKQALDPLGILNPGKLVGPLPVKE, from the coding sequence TTGGCAGGGGGAGATTTTTTAAAGGAATTGCAGGCCGTTCTGGGACCGGAACGGCTGCTGACCGGAACGGAAGACCGCTGGTGCTACGCCTTTGACGCCGCAGCGGCCCAGCCCAAGCACCTGCCCCTGGCCGTGGCCTTGCCACGGTCGACGGAAGAAGTCGCCGGCATCATGAAGCTGGCTACGGCCTACCGCGTACCGGTCTATCCCCGGGGGTCCGGTACCAATCTGAGTGGTGGCGTCATTCCCCGGGAAGATGGCCTGGTAATCTCCTTTGTGGAAATGAATAACATCCTGGAACTGGATATTGAAAACCTGACAGCCACCGTCCAGCCGGGAGTGGTGATCCAGGAACTCAATGATGCTGTGGCACCCTACGGGTTAATTTATCCACCAGATCCCGGCAGCGTGGCAACGGCCACCATGGGGGGTAGCGTAGCGGAATCCTCCGGGGGGTTACGGGGCCTGAAGTACGGTGTTACTAAAGACTACGTCATGGGCCTGGAGGTTGTCCTGGCCGACGGCACTGTCTTTCACTGCGGCGGTAAGACGGTGAAAAACGTCAGCGGTTATGACCTGGTCAAGCTCTTCTGCGGCAGCGAGGGAACCCTGGGGATAATGACCGCCATTACCGTGCGGTTGACCCCCGCCCCGGAGGCGCGGCGGAGCATGCTGGCCGTTTTTGACCGGCTGGAAGGGGCCGCCAGGACCATCACCGGGATTATTGCCAATAAAGTAATTCCAGCTACTATGGAGATCATGGACAATGTCACCATTCGCACCGTGGAAGCCTACTGCCATGCCGGCCTGCCGGTAGAGGCGGCGGCGGTGCTCTTGCTGGAGGTGGACGGCATCCCGGCGGTGGTGGAAAAAGAGGCAGCTATCGTGGAGCGCGTCTGCCGGGAAAACGGCGGCCAGGTACGGGTGGCCCGGGACGATGCCGAGCGGGAAAACCTGTGGACGGCCCGCCGGGCGGCCCTGCCGGCCTGTGCCCGGCTGCGGCCGACCACCGTTCTGGAAGACGCCACCGTACCCCGCAGTAAAATACCGGAGATGCTCCTGGCCCTGGAGAGAATTGCCCGGAAGTATAATGTGTCTATTGCTACTTACGGCCACGCCGGTGACGGCAACCTGCACCCGACCATTACCTGTGATGAGCGCGACCAGGAAGAAATGGAGCGGGTACACCGGGCGGTAGATGAGATTTTCCATACGGCCATTGCCCTGGGCGGAACTTTAAGCGGCGAGCACGGCATTGGCCTCGCCAAACAGAAATATATGGAACTGGAATTTGGCGCCAGTGGCGTTGCCGTCATGCAGCGGCTCAAGCAGGCCCTGGACCCCCTGGGGATCTTAAACCCGGGGAAGCTGGTAGGCCCCCTGCCGGTAAAGGAGTGA
- a CDS encoding adenylosuccinate synthase has product MAAVVLVGAQWGDEGKGKITDYLAEKAEVVVRYQGGSNAGHTVMVGEQEFKLHLVPSGILYPGKLCLIGNGVVVDPAVLVQELDGLAERGIDTSSLRISDRAHLILPYHKGLDAAEEERRGEAQIGTTKRGIGPAYVDKTARTGIRVGDLLDGEEFRGKLARNLAAVNEVLAKIYDRPGYELEAILDEYAGYARRLRPLIADTVRLVNEALKDGRRVLFEGAQGTLLDLDQGTYPFVTSSYPTAGGACIGAGVGPTKITKVLGVAKAYTTRVGAGPFPAEVTGSIGDTLREQGREYGTTTGRPRRCGWLDTVILRHAAGVNGLTGIALTKLDVLTGIDPLRICIGYRYGGEIIRDFPASLKVLQQCEPVYEEVPGWQEDITKARTLADLPAACHSYIRRLEELAGVPVHLIAVGPRRDQTIVVEDVF; this is encoded by the coding sequence ATGGCAGCGGTAGTCCTGGTGGGAGCCCAGTGGGGCGACGAGGGCAAGGGCAAAATTACCGATTACCTGGCGGAAAAGGCTGAAGTGGTGGTTCGCTATCAGGGAGGGAGCAACGCCGGCCATACGGTCATGGTCGGGGAACAGGAGTTCAAACTGCACCTGGTACCTTCCGGTATCCTCTACCCCGGCAAGCTCTGCCTGATCGGCAATGGTGTAGTGGTCGACCCGGCCGTCCTGGTGCAAGAACTGGACGGCCTGGCGGAACGGGGTATAGATACCTCAAGTTTGCGGATCAGCGACCGGGCCCACCTCATTTTACCTTACCATAAGGGCCTGGATGCTGCCGAGGAAGAGCGCCGGGGCGAAGCCCAGATTGGCACCACCAAACGGGGTATTGGCCCGGCCTATGTGGATAAAACGGCCCGGACGGGCATCCGGGTAGGGGATCTCCTGGACGGGGAGGAATTCCGCGGGAAGCTGGCCCGTAACCTGGCGGCAGTCAACGAGGTGCTGGCTAAAATTTACGACCGGCCGGGCTACGAACTGGAGGCCATCCTGGACGAATATGCCGGCTATGCCAGGCGCCTGCGGCCCCTCATTGCCGATACCGTCCGCCTGGTTAACGAGGCTTTAAAGGACGGTCGCAGGGTCCTCTTTGAAGGTGCCCAGGGGACCCTCCTGGACCTGGACCAGGGGACTTATCCCTTTGTTACTTCTTCCTACCCGACGGCCGGGGGGGCCTGCATTGGTGCCGGTGTCGGCCCGACGAAGATCACTAAGGTCCTGGGGGTGGCCAAGGCCTATACCACCCGGGTGGGAGCTGGTCCCTTCCCGGCCGAAGTAACGGGGAGTATTGGCGATACTTTAAGGGAGCAGGGAAGGGAGTATGGCACCACCACCGGGCGGCCGCGCCGCTGCGGCTGGCTGGATACGGTCATCTTGCGCCATGCCGCCGGGGTCAACGGCCTGACAGGCATCGCCCTGACCAAGCTGGACGTCCTGACGGGAATTGACCCCTTGCGCATTTGTATCGGCTACCGTTACGGCGGCGAGATAATCCGTGATTTCCCCGCCAGCCTGAAGGTCCTGCAGCAGTGTGAGCCTGTTTACGAAGAAGTCCCCGGCTGGCAGGAAGACATCACTAAGGCCAGGACCCTGGCAGATTTGCCGGCCGCCTGCCACAGCTACATCCGGCGGCTGGAAGAACTGGCCGGCGTGCCCGTTCATCTCATTGCCGTCGGCCCGCGCCGGGACCAGACCATTGTGGTGGAAGATGTTTTCTAG